A region of Hydrogenimonas cancrithermarum DNA encodes the following proteins:
- the acnB gene encoding bifunctional aconitate hydratase 2/2-methylisocitrate dehydratase: MGFMADYEKHVKEREALGVPPLPLTAEQTAQVIELLKEIPIVEEEKLLDLLENRVPPGVDDAAYVKAAFLNDIVQGHAKTAAISPLRAVKMLGMMLGGFNVKPLVDALSHEDAEIAQEAANQLKHTMLVYDAFNDVKELADNGNKYAKEVLESWANAEWFLNRPELPEEITVTVFKVPGETNTDDLSPASEAFTRSDIPLHANSMLVAKMEDPIGTIKKLKEKGHPVAYVGDVVGTGSSRKSGINSVQWHLGEDIPGVPNKRTGGVIIGSIIAPIFFNTAEDSGALPIEAPVDKLETGDVITIKPYEGKILKDGEVVSEFKLKPNTLPDEYRAGGRIPLIIGRNLTRKAREALGMGEENIFARPEQPEGKEGVGYTLAQKMVGKACGMEGVRPGMYVEPEVSTVGSQDTTGPMTRDEIKELAALSFGADLVMQSFCHTAAYPKPADVKLQHTLPPFWTSRGGVILRPGDGIIHSWLNRMVLPDTVGTGGDSHTRFPIGISFPAGSGLVAFAAVTGTMPLNMPESVLVRFKGELQPGITLRDLVNAIPYYAIKEGLLTVEKKGKKNIFAGRVLEIEGLPFLKCEQAFELSDASAERSAAACTVKLDKEPVIEYINSNIKLLEAMIDNGYEDKRTIQRRIDNMKKWLENPTLMEADENAEYAAVIEIDLNEIKEPIVACPNDPDDVATLSEVLADPKRPKKIDEVFVGSCMTNIGVFRALGEVLKGKGQVPTRLWVVPPTKMDEKELIEEGYYAIYGQAGARTEIPGCSLCMGNQARVHDNAIVFSTSTRNFDNRLGKGAQVYLGSAELAAVCALLGKIPTKEEYLDIVPKAIAGKEEDVYKYLNFHLVDKETLEYMVS, from the coding sequence ATGGGTTTTATGGCCGATTATGAAAAGCATGTCAAAGAGCGCGAAGCGCTGGGTGTTCCTCCGCTTCCGCTCACTGCAGAGCAGACGGCGCAGGTAATCGAACTGCTCAAGGAGATTCCGATCGTCGAAGAGGAGAAGCTTCTGGACCTTCTTGAAAACAGGGTACCGCCGGGCGTCGACGATGCTGCCTACGTCAAAGCGGCTTTCTTGAACGATATCGTCCAGGGCCATGCGAAGACGGCGGCCATCTCTCCACTCCGTGCCGTCAAAATGCTCGGCATGATGCTGGGCGGTTTCAACGTCAAACCCCTGGTCGACGCACTCTCTCACGAAGATGCCGAAATCGCACAGGAAGCGGCCAACCAGCTGAAGCATACGATGCTGGTCTACGACGCGTTCAACGATGTCAAAGAGCTCGCCGACAACGGCAACAAATATGCCAAAGAGGTTCTCGAAAGCTGGGCGAACGCCGAGTGGTTCCTGAACCGTCCCGAACTTCCGGAAGAGATTACCGTCACGGTCTTCAAAGTTCCCGGCGAAACCAACACAGACGACCTCTCTCCGGCCAGTGAAGCCTTCACGCGAAGCGATATCCCGCTTCACGCCAACAGTATGCTCGTCGCGAAGATGGAAGACCCTATCGGAACGATCAAAAAACTGAAAGAGAAGGGCCATCCGGTCGCCTATGTCGGTGACGTCGTCGGTACGGGTTCTTCACGTAAATCGGGTATCAACTCCGTTCAGTGGCACCTTGGCGAAGATATTCCGGGCGTTCCGAACAAGCGTACCGGCGGTGTCATTATCGGGAGTATCATCGCACCGATCTTCTTCAACACGGCGGAAGACTCCGGAGCGCTTCCGATCGAAGCACCGGTCGACAAGCTCGAAACGGGCGATGTCATCACCATCAAGCCATACGAAGGCAAAATTCTCAAAGACGGTGAAGTGGTCAGCGAATTCAAACTCAAGCCCAACACGCTTCCGGACGAATACCGCGCCGGTGGACGGATTCCGCTCATCATCGGCCGCAATCTGACACGCAAAGCGCGCGAAGCGCTCGGCATGGGCGAAGAGAATATCTTCGCACGCCCGGAACAGCCGGAAGGCAAAGAGGGTGTGGGCTATACGCTCGCACAGAAAATGGTTGGAAAAGCGTGTGGTATGGAAGGGGTTCGTCCGGGGATGTATGTCGAGCCCGAAGTCTCCACAGTGGGCAGTCAGGATACGACGGGCCCGATGACGCGCGACGAAATCAAAGAGCTTGCGGCACTGAGTTTCGGTGCCGACCTCGTCATGCAGTCGTTCTGTCATACGGCAGCCTATCCGAAACCGGCGGACGTCAAGCTTCAGCATACGCTTCCCCCTTTCTGGACGAGCCGCGGCGGCGTGATTCTTCGCCCGGGTGACGGTATTATCCATAGCTGGCTCAACCGCATGGTCCTACCCGATACAGTCGGGACGGGTGGCGACAGTCACACTCGTTTTCCTATCGGCATCAGCTTCCCGGCGGGTTCCGGCCTCGTCGCGTTCGCGGCGGTTACCGGTACGATGCCTCTGAATATGCCGGAGTCGGTTCTGGTTCGTTTCAAAGGGGAGTTGCAGCCCGGTATCACGCTGCGTGACCTCGTCAACGCGATTCCCTATTATGCGATCAAAGAAGGACTTCTGACCGTCGAGAAGAAAGGGAAGAAAAACATCTTCGCCGGCCGCGTTCTCGAGATAGAAGGGCTTCCGTTCCTCAAGTGTGAGCAGGCGTTCGAACTCTCCGACGCTTCCGCGGAACGAAGTGCGGCGGCATGTACCGTCAAACTCGACAAAGAGCCGGTTATCGAGTACATCAATTCGAACATCAAGCTGCTCGAAGCGATGATCGACAATGGATACGAAGACAAGCGTACGATACAGCGTCGAATCGACAACATGAAAAAATGGCTCGAAAATCCGACTCTGATGGAAGCGGACGAGAACGCGGAGTACGCCGCGGTCATCGAGATAGATTTGAACGAAATCAAAGAGCCGATTGTCGCTTGCCCCAACGATCCCGACGATGTAGCTACTCTGAGCGAAGTGTTGGCGGATCCCAAACGTCCGAAAAAGATCGATGAAGTCTTCGTGGGCTCTTGTATGACCAACATCGGCGTCTTCCGCGCTTTGGGCGAGGTGCTCAAGGGCAAAGGGCAGGTTCCGACACGCCTGTGGGTCGTACCGCCCACGAAAATGGATGAGAAGGAACTCATCGAAGAGGGATACTACGCCATCTATGGCCAGGCGGGTGCACGCACCGAAATCCCCGGATGTTCACTCTGCATGGGTAACCAGGCACGTGTTCACGACAATGCGATCGTCTTTTCGACATCGACACGAAACTTCGACAACCGCCTGGGAAAAGGCGCACAGGTCTATCTCGGAAGTGCCGAACTTGCAGCGGTCTGCGCACTTTTGGGCAAAATCCCGACCAAAGAAGAGTATCTCGATATCGTTCCCAAGGCAATTGCCGGCAAAGAGGAGGATGTCTATAAATATCTCAACTTCCACCTCGTCGATAAAGAAACTCTCGAATATATGGTCAGCTAA